One window of Trichoderma breve strain T069 chromosome 3, whole genome shotgun sequence genomic DNA carries:
- a CDS encoding beta-1,3-glucanase domain-containing protein, giving the protein MHFTSLFLMASVALSIASHEASFIERGATLAEPGGPQDVVITDGNILNGAYRPNVDQSKPSGNHTLPLKLINKYAGGPINAYIQGLDMNGAIVFITTDGRLVYPNSNGSSLPVEIKQDIAIPLPAINEFITVNLSIPLNSGRIYFCEGNLTFAILDRGDGEGLVQPSVNSNDPSASLNWGFIELTYPEDGSIYANISYVDFVGLMLSMVLSTTGGGTPQITRGLQPDAVRKLCYGLYEQKIKDGHHWLGMCVMANDNRPIRVISPNYYQRINENAFKEYWTKYVDDVWDTYSKTPLIIDTQRELGNVSCLVDNDTMHCGDDPHRYPKPTAADIWGCNGGPFARHENETSTHLAVVPRLCAGFVRSTLLLQGGHVQPSLGSDYHYKVSPTNHYSRLVHELQVDGRGYAFSYDDVNPNGNEDASGTVAAGDPSLLTIYVGSPPTDV; this is encoded by the coding sequence TTCTCATGGCGAGCGTCGCCTTGTCAATAGCATCTCATGAGGCATCCTTTATAGAGAGGGGAGCCACCCTTGCAGAGCCCGGCGGGCCCCAAGACGTGGTAATCACCGACGGAAACATTCTCAACGGCGCATATCGCCCCAATGTCGACCAAAGCAAGCCATCGGGAAATCACACTCTACCATTGAAGCTCATCAATAAATACGCTGGCGGCCCAATCAATGCCTACATCCAAGGCCTAGACATGAACGGcgccatcgtcttcatcaccacagACGGCAGACTCGTATACCCCAACTCCAACGGCTCTTCACTCCCCGTCGAGATCAAGCAAGACATTGCGATTCCTCTACCCGCCATAAACGAATTCATCACCGTCAATCTCTCCATTCCCCTCAACTCGGGAAGAATCTACTTCTGCGAGGGCAATCTCACGTTCGCCATTCTCGACCGCGGAGACGGGGAAGGCCTCGTACAGCCTTCTGTCAACTCCAATGATCCCAGCGCTTCTCTCAACTGGGGTTTCATAGAACTGACGTACCCCGAAGATGGATCGATCTACGCCAACATCAGCTACGTCGACTTTGTCGGACTCATGCTCAGCATGGTTCTCTCAACTACAGGCGGAGGCACTCCCCAAATCACCCGCGGACTCCAACCAGACGCCGTTCGCAAGCTCTGCTACGGCCTTTACGAACAGAAAATTAAGGATGGCCATCACTGGCTCGGAATGTGCGTCATGGCCAACGACAACCGCCCAATCCGGGTCATTTCTCCAAACTATTACCAGCGCATAAACGAAAACGCCTTCAAAGAGTACTGGACAAAGTATGTGGACGACGTTTGGGACACCTACTCAAAAACGCCCCTCATCATCGACACCCAACGTGAGCTGGGCAACGTCTCATGCCTAGTCGACAACGACACCATGCACTGCGGCGACGACCCTCACAGATATCCCAAGCCTACCGCCGCCGATATCTGGGGCTGCAACGGCGGCCCCTTTGCCCGACATGAGAACGAAACTTCCACTCACCTTGCCGTAGTCCCCCGTCTTTGCGCCGGGTTCGTGCGTTCgacgcttctcctccaaggaGGACACGTCCAGCCTAGTTTGGGATCGGACTATCACTACAAGGTCAGCCCAACGAATCATTACAGTCGCCTTGTACATGAATTGCAGGTGGATGGTAGGGGCTATGCGTTTTCTTACGACGACGTCAATCCTAATGGGAATGAAGATGCGTCGGGTACAGTTGCGGCAGGGGATCCAAGTCTATTGACGATTTATGTTGGCTCTCCGCCGACAGATGTATAA
- a CDS encoding eukaryotic aspartyl protease domain-containing protein, which produces MRPNTVLLAPLALYASGALAFYPYTPPWLKELEEHNAGEAKRSVENGMTFDVRRRASRRAPASQEEKAAWQAALLAHKYNERSAPNSNHDSNLSKRGNQFHIMEAVDPKTPKTAGLDQDGTDYSYFVEALLGSEKTKMYMLLDTGAGSSWVMGTDCTSQACSLHDSFGPDDSSTLKSSSKDFSIAYGSGSVSGSLVTDTIEVAGMSLSYQFGLATNTSSDFVHFAFDGILGMSMNSGANENFLSALEGAGMLSQSIFSVALARASDGYNDGEVTFGATNPSRYTGAITYTSIPTGSDWSIPLDDMSYNGKKASAGGINAYIDTGTSYMFGPAKNVKALHAVIDGAQSSDGVTWTVPCDTTTPLVVTFSGVDHAISSEDWISPKDSTGKCTSNVYGYEVVSGSWLFGDTFLKNVYAVFDKDQKRIGFAKRTGSSTGNKSIATATDTSVASATAESTGTATFEPPSSTEPPMGLNGQETSTVAQPTQTPGSSGAASLIRSGSPALVLCILPFLVLLA; this is translated from the exons ATGCGTCCAAATACGGTCTTGCTGGCGCCGCTGGCTTTGTATGCGTCGGGCGCCCTTGCGTTCTATCCGTATACGCCGCCGTGGCtgaaggagcttgaggaaCACAATGCTGGTGAGGCAAAGAGAAGTGTGGAAAATGGCATGACGTTCGACGTCAGGCGAAGAGCATCCAGACGT GCTCCTGCAtcgcaagaagaaaaggctgcaTGGCAGGCGGCTTTGCTAGCTCACAAATACAACGAACGGAGCGCCCCGAATTCCAACCATGATTCGAATCTCTCAAAAAGAGGCAACCAGTTCCATATCATGGAGGCCGTTGACCCCAAAACCCCAAAGACTGCGGGGCTCGACCAGGACGGAACCGATTATTCGTATTTCGTAGAGGCATTGCTTGGTTCTGAGAAAACTAAGATGTATATGCTTCTCGACACTGGAGCTGGCTCGAGCTGGGTCATGGGCACCGACTGTACATCTCAAGCATGCTCTTTGCATGACTCCTTCGGACCCGATGATTCGAGTACACTGAAATCCAGCTCAAAGGATTTCTCCATCGCCTATGGATCTGGATCTGTTAGTGGTTCGCTGGTCACTGACACCATCGAAGTGGCAGGCATGAGCTTGTCATATCAGTTTGGTTTGGCCACCAATACCTCTTCGGATTTCGTGCACTTCGCTTTTGATGGCATTCTCGGCATGTCCATGAACAGTGGCGCCAATGAGAACTTCCTATCGGCATTGGAGGGTGCTGGCATGTTGAGCCAAagcatcttctccgtcgCATTGGCTCGAGCATCTGACGGTTACAACGATGGCGAAGTCACCTTTGGTGCCACAAACCCTTCCAGGTACACTGGCGCCATCACGTATACCTCCATTCCTACTGGTAGCGACTGGTCCATCCCGTTGGACGACATGTCCTACAATGGCAAGAAGGCTAGTGCCGGCGGCATCAATGCTTACATCGATACCGGCACCTCCTACATGTTCGGCCCGGCAAAGAATGTCAAGGCTTTGCACGCTGTCATTGATGGAGCGCAGAGCTCAGATGGCGTCACTTGGACAGTTCCCTGCGATACCACCACCCCGCTGGTCGTCACTTTTTCTGGTGTTGATCATGCCATCTCCAGCGAAGACTGGATCTCCCCCAAGGATAGCACTGGAAAGTGCACCAGCAATGTCTACGGCTATGAGGTAGTCTCTGGATCCTGGCTCTTTGGCGACACATTCCTGAAGAACGTCTACGCCGTCTTCGACAAGGACCAGAAGCGAATTG GATTTGCCAAGCGGACCGGCTCCTCCACCGGTAACAAAAGTATCGCTACGGCCACGGATACGAGCGTTGCCTCTGCTACTGCAGAGAGCACCGGCACAGCCACCTTTGAGCCCCCGTCCTCGACCGAGCCTCCCATGGGCCTCAACGGCCAAGAGACGTCAACCGTAGCCCAGCCCACTCAGACCCCTGGCTCCTCAGGGGCTGCATCGCTTATCCGGAGTGGCAGCCCGGCTCTTGTTTTATGTATATTGCCTTTTCTTGTACTGCTGGCATGA
- a CDS encoding CHD5-like protein domain-containing protein yields MAHLMLIVFLVEATVSFINAVGAAKINDLLWTLINFLPVPTSKAAAEQRKVQADYLAVRREMNATSSQDEFAKWAKLRRKHDKLLEQLEASKKGLDSARSRFDSALTALRFLLTRAPQYIIPFWYATEPMFWLPHGWFPYYAEWIISFPRAPLGSVSIASWQLACAGIVTLLSDILTFIFKLVLGSKQPETPVKTPTEEKSKETSTTDEKKTS; encoded by the exons atGGCTCACCTTATGCTCATCGTGTTCCTCGTCGAGGCCACCGTGAGCTTCATCAACGCAGTCGGTGCAGCAAAGATCAACGACCTG CTCTGGACCCTCATCAACTTCCTCCCCGTGCCGAcctccaaagccgccgccgagcAGCGAAAAGTCCAAGCCGATTATCTTGCTGTGCGGCGGGAGATGAACGCCACGAGCAGCCAGGACGAGTTTGCAAAGTGGGCAAAGCTGAGGCGCAAGCACGACAAGCTCCTCGAGCAGCTTGAGGCATCGA AAAAGGGACTCGATTCCGCCCGCTCCAGGTTCGACAGCGCCCTCACAGCCTTGCGCTTCCTCCTTACTCGCGCGCCGCAATACATTATTCCCTTCTGGTACGCCACCGAGCCCATGTTCTGGCTGCCGCACGGCTGGTTTCCTTACTACGCCGAGTGGATCATCTCGTTCCCGCGCGCTCCCCTGGGGAGCGTCAGTATCGCATCGTGGCAGCTCGCTTGCGCAGGCATTGTCACGCTGTTGAGCGACATCTTgaccttcatcttcaagctcgtTTTGGGCTCAAAGCAGCCGGAAACGCCTGTCAAAACTCCTaccgaagagaagagcaaggagacGAGTACTacggacgagaagaagacttCATAG